A region of Schistosoma mansoni strain Puerto Rico chromosome 1, complete genome DNA encodes the following proteins:
- a CDS encoding putative fad NAD binding oxidoreductases: MVKGKFQAYFPFEKNSLTYSCLHCRAHLARHDDLISKSFQGSQGRAYLFNQAVNVRCAEAKQRVLLTGLHFVADIFCACCDTALGWKYERAFEPSQRYKEGKVIIELVHLFKDNSWDAEWLYPLYPTSSVANGNNSDTTLNYSKPHPISVSDYHHSETGRSKSSLKFPLIDASNSLSSTDGGVFESSTTDLIDPNEETCTDFEHSHHHSHPPPPLHRHHHQLHHHLNTSPSSSTQVHQSSFSLMSNDSASLAYRLSSSLNATGWAFRIPPPMTSNNDGHDKYLLRLSDSGRVSDYSHTCTSTSATENVGHLNPVCSTDNNNSDSDDGHVGNLMLDSVIITNIDKSITKLESSQTGTNVNNTDDISKEDGHFTKSKPTAPVAIKLSHKDQNNNSVDSNNNNNSEYSCLVTDAYDIFEDINFNNGNNHRPMDDLCLRKLSQLILIINHKILLKYKIEFLFIIILNSKTMECSNGSFVCMATLKLGIKMNIIHVMIINRIKNKLVIVN; this comes from the exons ATGGTCAAAGGGAAGTTCCAGGCTTACTTTCCGTTTGAAAAGAATTCTTTGACGTACAGCTGCCTTCATTGTCGTGCACATTTAGCTCGTCATGACGACCTCATAAGTAAATCTTTCCAAGGAAGTCAAGGTCGAGCTTATCTATTTAATCAG GCTGTAAATGTTCGTTGCGCTGAAGCTAAACAACGTGTTCTTCTGACCGGGTTGCATTTTGTAGCTGACATATTTTGTGCATGCTGTGATACAGCATTAGGTTGGAAGTATGAACGTGCTTTTGAACCTAGTCAACGATACAAAGAAGGCAAAGTGATAATTGAACTGGTACATTTATTTAAGGATAACAGTTGGGATGCTGAATGGTTATATCCTTTGTATCCGACAAGCTCTGTTGCTAATGGTAATAATTCAGACACAACTTTAAATTATTCAAAGCCGCATCCAATTAGTGTAAGTGACTACCATCACAGTGAAACTGGAAGATCTAAATCTTCATTAAAATTCCCACTGATTGATGCGTCTAATTCTTTATCATCCACTGATGGAGGTGTTTTTGAATCTTCGACAACTGATTTAATTGATCCTAATGAAGAAACGTGTACGGATTTCGAGCATAGTCATCATCATTCACACCCTCCTCCTCCTCTACACCGCCACCATCACCAACTTCATCATCATTTGAATACATCTCCTTCGTCCTCAACTCAGGTTCATCAGTCATCATTTTCTCTTATGTCAAATGATTCAGCGTCCTTAGCATATCGATTAAGTTCATCATTAAATGCAACGGGTTGGGCGTTTCGTATTCCACCACCAATGACATCAAACAATGATGGccatgataaatatttattacgATTATCTGATTCTGGACGTGTCAGTGATTATTCTCATACTTGCACATCAACATCAGCAACAGAGAATGTAGGACATTTAAATCCTGTTTGTTCTACGGATAATAACAACAGTGATAGTGATGATGGACACGTTGGCAATTTAATGCTAGATAGCGTGATTATCACTAATATTGATAAAAGT ATAACAAAACTAGAA TCTAGCCAAACAGGCACTAACGTTAATAATACTGATGATATTAGCAAAGAAGATGGACATTTTACCAAATCAAAGCCAACAGCTCCTGTTGCAATTAAGCTGTCTCATAAAGATCAAAACAATAATTCTGtggatagtaataataataataattctgaaTATAGTTGTTTGGTAACAGATGCATATGATATTTTTGAAGATATCAACTTTAACAATGGGAATAATCATAGACCAATGGATGATTTATGCTTAAGAAAGTTATCTCAG CTCATTTTAATAATCAATCACAAAATATTGTTAAAGTACAAGATTGAATttcttttcattatcattttgaaTTCAA AAACAATGGAATGTTCCAATGGATCATTTGTATGCATGGCAACGTTAAAATTgggaataaaaatgaatattattcatgtTATGATTATAAATAGAATCAAAAACAAACTGGTGATTGTTAATTAG